Proteins from one Oncorhynchus tshawytscha isolate Ot180627B unplaced genomic scaffold, Otsh_v2.0 Un_contig_142_pilon_pilon, whole genome shotgun sequence genomic window:
- the LOC112216407 gene encoding LOW QUALITY PROTEIN: NLR family CARD domain-containing protein 3-like (The sequence of the model RefSeq protein was modified relative to this genomic sequence to represent the inferred CDS: substituted 1 base at 1 genomic stop codon): MKSDWSMIHPINFREGDFSTEQRFKGNVARLVNRAESHIIRQTSRNWISSTTSPIQQERPASPVPSCVSMKSDWSMNQPISFREGDFSTEQRNQQERSESEILSGQSSQSHQTDLASIFSLLEEKIMTFVKNELKMFKRILSPELPEGFESQKQDKEVVEAEDEQQESSAREGALKITLHILRKMNQKELADTLEKNSDELAVICQSELKSNLKKKCQCVFEGIAKQGNPTLLNKIYTELYITEGGTGEVNNEHELRQIETTNRKKARPETAIKCNDIFKPLTGQDKPIRTVLTKGVAGIGKTVSVQKFILDWAEGKANQDVQFVFSFPFRELNLMKGNKHTFIELLNHFSMETKQSGISIYNKYKVLFIFDGLDECRLPLDFQKNKICCDVTESTSVDVLLTNLIKGNLLPSALLWITTRPAAANKIPSGCVDQVTEVRGFNDPQKEEYFRKRFSDEDLASRIISHIKTSRSLHIMCHIPVFCWISATVLEHMLKHKREEMPKTLTEMYTHLVVFHTKQKNEKYLGKEETGPHWNKESILSLGKLAFQQLVKGNLIFYEEDLKESGIDVNEASVYSGLCTQLFKEECGLYQDKVYCFVHLSIQEFLAAVYVFLSFINNNENIMNKLQTSSDSFRAXDKPEVTVYKSAVDKALQSETGNLDLFLRFLLGLSLESNQKHLQGLLTKTRSSSQSHEETVKYIKEKIRENPSPERSINLFHCLNELNDHSLVEEIQSYLRSGSLSKAKLSPAQWSALVFVLLTSEKELDVFDLKKYSRSEEGLLRLLPVVKASRAVLLSGCGVTEEGCASLVSTLESNPSHLRELDLSNNDLKDSGVKLLSAGLGNPHCKLETLRLSGCLVTEEGCASLASALRSNPSHLRELDLSYNHPGDSGVRLLSAGLEDPHCRLEKLIVEHGGENTMKPGLRKYVCDLTLDLNTVNRLLSLSEENRKVTCRREEQPYPDHPDRFKDWQQVLCREGLTGRCYWEVEWSGRGADIGVTYKGINRRGRSYDCGLGSNDNTWSLFCSDNSYTARHNNNPTTIDVPSSSSHRVGVYLDWPAGTLSFYRASSVTLTHLITFTSTFTEPLYPGFYVWFDESSVSLCQTQHDDLL; encoded by the exons atgaagagtgactGGTCTATGATTCATCCTATAAACTTTAGAGAGGGAGACTTTTCTACTGAACAAAG GTTTAAGGGCAacgtagcacgtctggtgaacagggcAGAGTCCCATATCATCAGGCAAACCAgtagaaactggatcagcagcacaacAAG tccaatccagcaggagagaccagcctcccctgttcccagctgtgtgtccatgaagagtgactGGTCTATGAATCAACCTATATCCTTTAGAGAGGGAGACTTTTCTACTGAACAAAG aaaccaacaggagagatcagagtcagagattctcagtggtcagtcttcccagagtcatcaaacagacctggcctccatattcagt ttgctTGAAGAGAAAATTATGACATTTGTGAAGAACGAGCTGAAGATGTTCAAGAGGATTCTTAGTCCAGAACTCCCAGAAGGCTTTGAGAGTCAGAAGCAGGATAAGGAAGTGGTGGAGGCTGAAGATGAGCAGCAGGAGAGCAGTGCCAGAGAGGGGGCTCTGAAGATCACACTGCACATCCTGAGGAAAATGAACCAGAAGGAGCTTGCTGACACACTGGAGAAAA ATTCAGATGAGCTTGCTGTGATTTGCCAAAGTGAACTCAAATCTAATCTAAAGAAGAAGTGTCAATGTGTATTTGAGGGGATCGCTAAACAAggaaacccaacacttctcaataagatctacacagagctctacatcacagagggtggaacaggagaggtcaataatgaacatgagctgagacagattgagacaacaAACAGGAAAAAAGCAAGACCAGAGACTGCAATCAAATGTAACGACATCTTTAAACCCTTAACTGGACAAGATAAACCtatcagaactgtgctgacaaaggGAGTCGCTGGCATTGGAAAAACAGTCTCTGTGCAGAAGTTCATTCTGGACTGGGCTGAAGGAAAAGCAAATCAGGATGTCCAATTTGTATTTTCATTCCCTTTCCGGGAGCTGAATTTGATGAAAGGGAACAAACACACTTTCATTGAACTTCTCAATCACTTCTCAATGGAAACCAAACAATCAGGAATCTCCATCTACAACAAGTACAAAgttctgttcatctttgatgGTCTGGATGAGTGCCGACTGCCCCTAGACTTCCAGAAGAACAAGATCTGTTGTGACGTCACAGAGTCAACCTCAGTGGATGTTCTGCTGACAAATCTCATCAAGGGaaatctgcttccctctgctctcctctggataaCTACCCGACCTGCAGCAGCCAATAAGATCCCTTCAGGGTGTGTTGACCAGGTGACAGAGGTACGAGGGTTCAATGACCCACAGAAGGAGGAGTACTTCAggaagagattcagtgatgaggacctggccagcagaatcatctcacacataaagacatcaaggagcctccacatcatgtgccacattccagtcttctgttggatttctgcaacagtccttgaacacatgctgaaacataagagAGAAGAGATGCCCAAGACTCTGACTGAGATGTACACACACCTTGTGGTGTTTCATACCAAACAGAAGAATGAAAAGTATCTTGGGAAAGAAGAGACAGGTCCACACTGGAATAAAGAGAGCATTCTGTCACTGGGAAAACTGGCTTTTCAACAGCTTGTGAAGGGCAATCTGATTTTCTATGAAGAAGACCTGAAAGAGTCTGGCATTGATGTCAATGAAGCCTCAGTGTACTCAGGATTGTGCACACAGCTCTTTAAAGAGGAATGTGGGCTGTACCAGGACAAGGTGTACTGCTTTGTTCATCTGAGCATTCAGGAGTTTCTGGCTGCTGTATATGTGTTCCTCTCATTCATCAACAACAATGAGAATATAATGAACAAACTGCAAACAAGTTCAGATTCTTTTCGAGCCTGAGACAAGCCTGAAGTTACTGTCTACAAGAGTGCTGTGGATAAAGCCTTACAAAGTGAGACGGGAAACCTGGACCttttcctccgcttccttctgggcctctcactggagtccaatcagaaGCACTTACAAGGTCTACTGACAAAGACAAGAAGCAGCTCACAGAGCCATGAAGAAACAGTCAAGTACATCAAGGAGAAGATCAGGGAGAATCCCTCTCCAGAGAGGAGCATcaatctgttccactgtctgaatgaactgaatgaccATTCTCTAGTGGAGGAGATCCAAAGCTACCTGAGATCAGGAAGTCTCTCTAAAGCCAAACTGTCACCTGCACAGTGGTCAGCTCTGGTCTTTGTGTTGCTGACTTCAGAAAAGGAGCTGGATGTGTTTGAcctgaagaaatactccagatcagaggaaggtctTCTGAGGCTGCTGCCAGTGGTCAAAGCCTCCAGAGCTGTTCT gctgtcaggctgtggagtcacagaggaaggctgtgcttctctggtctcaacTCTggagtcaaacccctcacacctgagagagctggatctgagtaacaatgacctgaaggattcaggagtgaaactgctctctgctggactggggaatccccactgtaaactggagactctgag gctgtcaggctgtctagtcacagaggaaggctgtgcttctctggcctcagctctgaggtcaaacccctcacacctgagagagctggacctgagctacaatcacccaggagactcaggagtcagactgctctctgctggactggaggatccacactgcagactggagaaactcat tgtggaacatggtggagagaacacaatgaaacctgggcttagaaaat atgtctgtgatctcacactggacctaaacacagtaaacagactcctctctctgtctgaggagaacagaaaggtgacatgtaggagagaggagcagccgtatcctgatcacccagacAGATTTAAGGACTGGCAGCAGGTtctgtgtagagagggtctgactgggcgctgttactgggaggtagagtggagtgggagaggggctgatataggagtgacatataaaggaatcaacaggagaggaaggagttaTGACTGTGGGCTTGGATCCAATGACAATACCTggagtctgttctgctctgacaaCAGTTACACTGCCAGGCACAATAATAATCCCACTACCATTGACGTCCCCTCCTCCAGctcccacagagtaggagtgtatctggactggccagccggcactctgtccttctatagagcctcctctgtcacactgactcacctgatcacattcacctccacattcactgagcccctctatccagggttttatgtttggtttgatgagtcctcagtgtccctgtgtcaAACACAACATGATGATTTACTCTAA